A genomic region of Micrococcales bacterium contains the following coding sequences:
- a CDS encoding Eco57I restriction-modification methylase domain-containing protein, translating into MVEGLLQQAERVRVESTLGLDSVAQTAQGQYFTPGGAAALIADLPKLPRDSLLKVLDPGAGSGILTAAVVDRVCRERYGGKVEVTAVECDQSLLPALQRTAEMCEQWGLDHHTKVTVKVVCGDVVLLQTGLDAELGLDFDLVVMNPPYKKLGSSSWQRKALEPLGWESPNLYSAFLALGVDSMRDGGQLVAITPRSFFNGPYFSQFRKRLLRQVTFNRLHTYESRSTVFADTGVLQENVAFSATKGGLHGDVVITSSHGHIDEITSRVITYGELVLPDDPEEFIRITTDDADDDAVHRFASLPASLLALDLKVSTGKVVDFRARDNLHDSPQPGSLPLVYPGNLRNGQVEWPRQIGKAQAFCLLGDHDRKALLPYGYYVLVKRFSSKEERRRVVAAIWDPTRYQAKEVAFENHLNVFHAGGVGLDRELAWGLCLWLNSSVVDRYFRTFSGHTQVNATDLRSLSYPDEATLRRLGRTVDFLPAQDDLDQLIEDHAWRQVAA; encoded by the coding sequence ATGGTTGAAGGTCTGCTCCAGCAAGCTGAGCGGGTGAGGGTCGAGTCGACGCTTGGCCTTGATTCAGTCGCCCAGACTGCACAGGGCCAATACTTCACCCCCGGCGGGGCTGCCGCATTGATCGCCGATCTGCCAAAGCTGCCACGGGACTCTCTGTTGAAGGTGCTAGATCCCGGCGCAGGGTCAGGCATTTTGACCGCCGCAGTGGTGGATCGCGTCTGCCGGGAACGTTATGGCGGCAAGGTTGAGGTGACGGCTGTGGAGTGTGACCAGTCGTTGCTGCCCGCCTTGCAGCGCACCGCCGAAATGTGCGAGCAGTGGGGCCTGGATCACCACACCAAAGTCACAGTCAAGGTCGTGTGCGGCGATGTGGTTTTGCTGCAAACAGGTTTGGACGCCGAGCTTGGCTTGGACTTTGACCTGGTGGTGATGAACCCGCCGTACAAGAAACTCGGTTCGTCATCCTGGCAACGCAAGGCTCTAGAGCCCCTGGGCTGGGAATCCCCGAACCTGTACTCGGCTTTCCTAGCACTCGGGGTCGACTCCATGCGCGATGGCGGTCAACTGGTTGCCATCACACCGCGCTCATTCTTCAACGGCCCTTATTTCAGTCAGTTCCGCAAGCGTCTGCTACGCCAGGTGACGTTCAACCGGCTTCATACCTATGAATCGCGTTCCACGGTCTTTGCCGACACCGGCGTGCTTCAGGAAAACGTGGCCTTCTCTGCCACCAAGGGTGGGTTACACGGCGATGTCGTTATCACCTCCTCTCATGGCCACATCGACGAAATCACCTCCCGAGTGATCACTTACGGCGAGCTGGTTTTGCCGGACGATCCGGAGGAGTTCATTCGGATCACCACAGATGATGCGGACGATGACGCGGTGCACAGGTTCGCCTCCCTACCGGCGTCGCTGTTGGCCCTGGATCTGAAAGTGTCAACTGGCAAGGTGGTGGACTTCCGCGCCAGAGACAACCTTCACGATTCCCCACAGCCGGGCAGCCTTCCGCTGGTTTATCCGGGGAATCTGCGCAATGGCCAGGTCGAGTGGCCACGACAGATCGGCAAAGCCCAAGCGTTCTGCCTACTTGGTGACCACGACCGCAAAGCACTGTTGCCATACGGCTACTACGTGCTGGTGAAGCGCTTCTCCTCCAAAGAGGAACGCCGCCGTGTCGTCGCAGCGATATGGGATCCAACTCGCTACCAAGCCAAGGAGGTGGCTTTTGAAAACCACCTCAATGTCTTCCACGCGGGCGGTGTCGGGCTGGACCGCGAGCTAGCTTGGGGATTGTGTCTCTGGCTGAACTCCTCGGTCGTGGATCGCTACTTCCGCACTTTCTCCGGCCACACCCAGGTCAATGCCACTGATCTGCGGTCGTTGAGCTACCCCGACGAAGCAACCCTGCGCCGCCTCGGACGCACCGTCGACTTCCTTCCTGCCCAAGATGATCTGGACCAGCTGATCGAAGACCACGCATGGAGGCAAGTGGCCGCATGA
- a CDS encoding restriction endonuclease, giving the protein MNDDAAALVDEARIALENLGFDAERSNERSALVLLSLLRLRPGKPWSDLESPMLGTRAIMDWIRDQYGVEYAPNSRETIRRFTLHQFVDAGLVEENPDHPSRPINSPKWCYRIRAEALGLLRAYETDHFDGLLTDYLKTSPGLVAQYASQREMTRIPVVLPDGSPVTLSPGGQNELIKQMIDDFCAYYAPGGRVLYVGDADEKWAVFHENELTALGVEVNKHGKMPDLVVHLPERNWLLLLEAAASHGPVDGQRHSELLSMFGSSTAGLVYVSCFPSRAIMRKYLTQIAWETEVWCADDPTHLIHFNGERFLGPYEEEQ; this is encoded by the coding sequence ATGAACGACGATGCCGCGGCTCTGGTCGACGAGGCTCGCATTGCTCTTGAAAACCTCGGTTTTGACGCCGAGCGGTCTAATGAACGTTCGGCTCTGGTGCTGCTGTCCCTATTGCGGCTACGACCCGGCAAACCCTGGTCAGACCTGGAGTCTCCAATGCTGGGGACCAGAGCGATTATGGACTGGATTAGGGATCAGTACGGCGTAGAGTACGCGCCGAACAGCCGTGAGACTATCCGTCGGTTCACTTTGCACCAGTTCGTTGACGCTGGGCTGGTCGAGGAGAATCCTGACCATCCGAGCCGTCCCATCAACTCTCCCAAGTGGTGCTACCGAATTCGTGCCGAGGCGCTTGGTCTCCTCCGGGCCTACGAAACTGACCACTTCGATGGATTGTTGACGGACTATCTGAAGACCTCACCGGGCTTGGTGGCGCAGTACGCCTCGCAGCGGGAGATGACCCGCATACCGGTGGTGCTGCCGGATGGAAGCCCGGTGACGTTGAGCCCTGGCGGACAGAACGAACTCATCAAGCAGATGATCGACGACTTCTGCGCTTACTACGCTCCCGGCGGTCGGGTGCTGTATGTCGGCGACGCGGACGAGAAATGGGCGGTCTTTCACGAAAACGAACTCACCGCTCTTGGCGTGGAGGTAAACAAGCACGGCAAAATGCCCGACCTTGTGGTTCACCTGCCAGAAAGGAACTGGCTCCTTCTGCTTGAGGCGGCTGCCAGCCATGGCCCTGTCGATGGTCAACGGCACTCTGAGTTGTTGTCGATGTTCGGCAGCTCGACAGCTGGCCTGGTCTACGTCTCCTGCTTCCCCTCCCGCGCCATCATGCGCAAGTATCTGACGCAGATCGCTTGGGAAACGGAGGTCTGGTGCGCCGACGACCCAACTCACCTCATCCACTTCAACGGTGAACGCTTCCTCGGCCCCTACGAGGAAGAACAATGA
- a CDS encoding FABP family protein: MSFDLSVARDLPPELYPLSWLIGRWQGTGRVSYQGIEDSGIDQVISFSHSGGPYLAYSATTHLDEPAGGQLWHEETGFWRLTPGQTQADPPFELEVLLADPAGSLSLYLGQVNGQRIDLASDAIMRTASAAEYSAAARLYGLVESDLLWAWDVAALGQPLASYISARLARQD, encoded by the coding sequence TTGAGTTTCGACTTGTCTGTGGCCCGGGATCTGCCGCCAGAGCTCTACCCTCTGAGCTGGTTGATTGGCCGCTGGCAAGGCACAGGACGGGTGTCGTACCAAGGGATCGAAGACAGCGGCATCGACCAAGTCATCAGCTTCAGCCACAGCGGCGGGCCCTACCTGGCCTACAGCGCCACCACCCACCTGGATGAACCAGCCGGTGGTCAGCTATGGCATGAGGAAACCGGCTTTTGGCGACTCACACCTGGCCAAACCCAGGCTGACCCGCCTTTCGAACTTGAGGTTCTGCTGGCCGATCCGGCCGGCTCGCTGTCTCTTTACTTAGGTCAGGTCAACGGGCAACGGATCGACTTGGCCAGCGATGCCATCATGCGCACAGCCAGCGCGGCCGAATACTCTGCCGCCGCCCGCTTGTACGGACTAGTCGAATCAGATCTGCTTTGGGCCTGGGACGTGGCCGCCTTGGGCCAGCCGCTGGCCAGCTACATCTCAGCCCGCCTGGCCCGCCAGGACTAA
- a CDS encoding type II toxin-antitoxin system prevent-host-death family antitoxin encodes MEVSVSQFRAQLKDHLAKVKEGETIVITERGVPVARLVGVEGAGLLEQLERDGLITAPSAERAPAPEITGARPTASGSGVSGLLKRLRR; translated from the coding sequence ATGGAAGTTTCGGTCAGCCAGTTCCGTGCCCAGCTCAAAGACCACTTGGCCAAGGTCAAGGAGGGCGAAACCATTGTCATCACCGAGCGGGGCGTGCCAGTAGCCCGGCTAGTTGGAGTCGAAGGCGCCGGATTGCTGGAACAGCTCGAGCGTGATGGCTTGATCACGGCTCCAAGCGCTGAGCGGGCGCCGGCCCCCGAAATAACCGGTGCCAGGCCAACCGCCTCTGGTTCTGGAGTCTCCGGCCTACTCAAGCGGCTGCGCAGGTAG
- a CDS encoding type II toxin-antitoxin system VapC family toxin: MTLVYFDTSALLKLCLPEAGGTLAARLWHGADAVLTSRISDVEGRCAIAAGQRAGLIDPDTAAQALEHWQRLWASLHLVEYSQLVALTAAQLTANYALRGGDAIQVASALQLEPAHLIVSSWDRSVSQTAAGLGLTAVPNPAAIGG, translated from the coding sequence ATGACTTTGGTCTACTTCGACACCTCGGCCCTGCTGAAACTGTGCCTGCCGGAGGCCGGCGGCACACTGGCCGCCAGGCTGTGGCACGGCGCCGATGCCGTGCTGACCAGCCGGATCAGTGATGTTGAGGGCCGCTGCGCCATCGCCGCTGGTCAACGCGCCGGACTAATCGACCCGGACACTGCCGCCCAGGCCCTAGAGCATTGGCAAAGGCTTTGGGCCAGCCTTCACCTGGTCGAATACAGCCAGTTAGTGGCCCTCACGGCCGCTCAATTGACCGCCAACTATGCCTTGCGTGGCGGCGACGCCATCCAGGTGGCCAGTGCCCTTCAACTCGAACCGGCCCATTTGATTGTTTCCAGCTGGGACCGGTCTGTTAGCCAAACGGCAGCCGGGTTGGGGCTGACCGCCGTTCCAAACCCAGCTGCCATTGGCGGCTAG
- a CDS encoding DUF2516 family protein — protein sequence MPVISGLVGLLYMAFAVVAFVLEIWAFVVAVRAPAGAYLAAGKRSKGLWVGLTGAAALIGLSTLPLAGAGNFGGLLSIAALVVAGVFLADVRPAVSGRRPRPPKRQQGGW from the coding sequence GTGCCTGTGATCTCCGGACTAGTTGGCCTGCTCTACATGGCCTTTGCCGTGGTCGCCTTTGTGCTCGAAATCTGGGCCTTTGTCGTGGCCGTGCGGGCTCCAGCCGGCGCCTACCTGGCGGCCGGCAAAAGATCGAAGGGCCTATGGGTTGGCCTGACCGGCGCCGCCGCGCTGATCGGATTGAGCACGTTACCGCTAGCCGGGGCCGGCAACTTTGGCGGCCTGCTGTCGATCGCCGCCCTGGTGGTGGCCGGCGTTTTCCTGGCTGACGTGCGTCCGGCCGTTTCCGGGCGCCGGCCGCGGCCGCCCAAACGCCAGCAGGGCGGCTGGTGA
- the dtd gene encoding D-aminoacyl-tRNA deacylase — translation MRAVIQRADGARVEVDGRQVGGFTGPGLVVLLGITHDDGEAQAQAMARKCAELRIMRQEASAADLLAPVLLISQFTLYGSTKKGRRPSWVAAAPGPVAEPLVARVAQLLAERGLPVQTGVFGADMRLELANDGPVTVIVDT, via the coding sequence ATGCGCGCCGTCATCCAAAGAGCCGATGGCGCCCGCGTCGAGGTAGACGGCCGTCAGGTGGGCGGCTTCACCGGCCCCGGCCTGGTGGTGCTGCTCGGTATTACGCATGACGATGGCGAAGCCCAAGCCCAGGCCATGGCCCGCAAATGCGCTGAACTGCGTATCATGCGCCAAGAGGCCTCAGCTGCCGATCTACTCGCCCCGGTCCTGCTGATCAGCCAATTCACGCTTTATGGCTCAACCAAAAAGGGCCGGCGGCCGTCCTGGGTGGCGGCGGCGCCCGGCCCGGTAGCCGAACCGCTGGTCGCACGGGTGGCCCAGCTGCTGGCCGAACGCGGCCTGCCGGTTCAAACCGGCGTTTTCGGAGCTGATATGCGCCTCGAATTGGCCAACGACGGGCCAGTCACGGTCATAGTTGACACCTGA
- a CDS encoding ATP-dependent Clp protease ATP-binding subunit yields MFERFTDRARRVIVLAQEEARLLNHNYLGTEHILLGLIHEGEGVAAKALETMGISLEAVRGQVQEIIGEGQQAPAGSHIPFTPRAKKVLELTLREALQLGHNYIGTEHILLGLIREGEGVAARVLIKLGADLGRVRQQVIELLSGYQGREQMAGTAPSEASPASSAVLDQYGRNLTGAAREGKLDPVIGREQEIERVMQVLSRRTKNNPVLIGEPGVGKTAIVEGLAQDIVRGDVPETLKDKQLYTLDLGSLVAGSRYRGDFEERLKKVLKEIRTRGDIILFIDEIHTLFGAGAAEGAIDAASILKPMLARGELQTVGATTLDEYRKYVEKDPALERRFQPIQVQQPTVAHTIEILRGLRDRYEAHHRVSITDSALLAAANLADRYVNDRYLPDKAIDLVDEAGARLRIRRMTAPPELRELDEQIVATKRDKEAAIDAQDFEKAAKLRDDEKNLVEARAEREKAWRAGDLDTVAEVDDELIAEVLAMSTGIPVIKLTEEESSRLLNMEDEIHKRVVGQDEAIKALSQAIRRTRAGLKDPKRPGGSFIFAGPTGVGKTELAKALAEFLFGDEEALIQLDMSEFSERHTVSRLFGSPPGYVGYEEGGQLTEKVRRKPFSVVLFDEVEKAHADIFNSLLQILEEGKLTDAQGRLVDFKNTVVIMTTNLGTKDIAKGVMTGFQAGGELSTDYERMKAKVTDELKQHFRPEFLNRVDDTIVFPQLTQGQIVEIVDLMIAKLDERLKDQGMTITLTAAAKQLLAERGYDPVLGARPLRRAIQRDIEDVLSEKILFGEIKAGERVDVDATGEGVLGEFSFAGHRDEVATVPASGPISEEDLPPVD; encoded by the coding sequence ATGTTTGAGCGATTTACAGATCGCGCGCGGCGTGTGATTGTGCTGGCCCAAGAGGAAGCCAGGCTACTCAATCACAACTACCTCGGCACCGAGCACATTCTGCTGGGCCTGATCCACGAGGGTGAAGGCGTGGCCGCCAAAGCGCTCGAGACCATGGGGATTTCGCTTGAGGCCGTGCGCGGGCAAGTCCAAGAGATCATCGGTGAAGGCCAGCAAGCCCCGGCCGGATCCCATATCCCCTTTACCCCCAGGGCCAAGAAGGTTCTGGAGCTGACACTGCGCGAAGCCCTGCAATTGGGTCACAACTACATTGGCACCGAACACATCCTGCTGGGCCTGATCCGCGAAGGCGAGGGCGTGGCGGCACGGGTTCTGATCAAACTGGGGGCAGACCTGGGGCGAGTCCGCCAGCAGGTCATCGAGCTGCTCAGCGGCTATCAGGGCCGAGAGCAAATGGCCGGGACGGCGCCTTCCGAAGCCAGTCCGGCTAGCTCGGCGGTACTCGACCAATATGGTCGCAACCTGACCGGGGCCGCCCGTGAAGGCAAGCTCGACCCGGTGATTGGCCGTGAGCAGGAGATTGAGCGGGTCATGCAGGTGCTGTCCCGGCGGACCAAAAACAACCCGGTCCTAATTGGCGAACCGGGTGTCGGCAAAACCGCCATTGTTGAGGGTCTGGCCCAAGACATTGTTCGCGGCGATGTCCCAGAGACCCTTAAGGACAAGCAGCTTTACACCCTTGACCTGGGGTCATTGGTGGCCGGTTCGCGCTACCGGGGTGATTTCGAAGAGCGGCTGAAGAAAGTGCTCAAGGAGATCAGGACCCGCGGCGACATTATTCTGTTCATCGACGAAATCCACACACTGTTTGGCGCCGGCGCGGCTGAAGGCGCCATTGACGCCGCCTCGATCCTCAAGCCGATGCTGGCGCGTGGTGAGTTGCAGACCGTGGGCGCCACCACACTGGACGAATACCGCAAATACGTCGAAAAGGACCCGGCCTTGGAGCGGCGTTTCCAGCCCATCCAGGTCCAACAGCCAACTGTGGCCCATACCATTGAGATCCTGCGTGGCCTGCGCGACCGCTATGAGGCCCACCACCGGGTCTCTATCACCGACAGCGCCCTGTTGGCGGCGGCCAACTTGGCGGACCGTTACGTCAACGACCGCTACCTGCCGGACAAAGCCATCGACCTGGTTGACGAGGCCGGCGCCCGGCTGCGGATCAGGCGGATGACGGCGCCACCGGAACTACGGGAACTTGACGAGCAGATCGTGGCGACCAAACGCGACAAAGAAGCTGCCATTGACGCTCAGGATTTCGAGAAGGCGGCCAAGTTACGCGACGATGAGAAGAATCTGGTTGAGGCTAGGGCTGAGCGTGAGAAAGCCTGGCGGGCCGGAGACCTAGACACGGTGGCGGAAGTCGATGATGAGCTAATCGCCGAAGTGCTGGCCATGTCGACCGGCATTCCAGTAATCAAACTGACCGAAGAAGAGTCCTCTCGCCTGCTCAACATGGAAGACGAAATCCACAAGCGCGTGGTTGGCCAAGACGAGGCCATCAAGGCGCTGTCCCAGGCTATTCGCCGCACCCGGGCTGGGTTGAAGGATCCCAAGCGGCCAGGCGGTTCGTTTATTTTCGCCGGTCCCACCGGCGTGGGCAAAACCGAGTTGGCCAAAGCCCTGGCCGAGTTCCTGTTCGGTGACGAGGAAGCTTTGATTCAGCTGGACATGTCGGAGTTTTCCGAGCGCCATACGGTTTCGCGGCTGTTTGGTTCGCCGCCTGGTTACGTTGGCTACGAAGAGGGCGGTCAGCTGACAGAAAAGGTCCGGCGCAAACCATTCTCGGTGGTGCTATTCGACGAGGTCGAAAAGGCTCACGCCGATATCTTCAATTCCCTGCTCCAGATCCTGGAGGAAGGCAAACTAACCGACGCCCAAGGCCGCCTGGTCGATTTCAAGAACACGGTTGTCATCATGACCACCAACCTTGGTACCAAGGACATCGCCAAAGGTGTTATGACCGGTTTCCAGGCCGGCGGCGAACTGTCAACCGACTACGAGCGGATGAAAGCCAAGGTCACCGATGAGCTCAAACAGCACTTCCGGCCGGAGTTTTTGAACCGCGTTGACGACACAATTGTCTTCCCGCAATTGACCCAAGGGCAGATCGTCGAGATTGTCGACCTAATGATCGCCAAACTGGATGAGCGGCTAAAGGATCAGGGGATGACCATCACACTGACCGCGGCCGCCAAGCAGCTTCTGGCCGAGCGTGGTTATGACCCGGTTCTCGGTGCCCGCCCACTGCGCCGCGCCATCCAACGCGACATTGAGGATGTGCTTTCGGAAAAGATTCTGTTTGGCGAAATCAAAGCCGGCGAGCGGGTTGATGTCGATGCCACCGGCGAAGGTGTCCTGGGAGAGTTCTCTTTCGCTGGTCACCGCGATGAGGTCGCGACCGTGCCGGCGAGCGGCCCAATTAGTGAAGAAGATTTGCCTCCGGTCGACTGA
- a CDS encoding MFS transporter, giving the protein MNRISPWRFVVTFGVVSLLGDVVYQGGRSVTGPLLAHLGATALVVGLVTGVGEAAALVFRLVSGPLADRSSHYWAWAMTGYLITAVTIPLLGLAGSLTLAAALIMAERLGKAARSPAKDALLAHATAATGRGKGFAVHKVFDQFGAVVGPMAVALALTLSDGQYASALLWLVVPGALAVGGLGLLRLKAPKPELFELNVETSHPQPPQPARPAPLGAPPAERSNPPSSSTGSAPPVSRQFVALSLFAGVSVCGFATFGLIAFHLVDRGLLAANLVPVLYAVVMGVDAVVALGAGLAYDRLGSKVLVALPLLSAIVPLLAFGGSLWLVAVGAAAWGAAMALQEATLRATVADLITQPKSRATAYGRFAAVIGLATAIGGTLAGWLYQHSIPALIGVTVALQAVALAVLVSSQPGPWRRPKTEHKPAP; this is encoded by the coding sequence GTGAACCGGATTTCGCCCTGGCGCTTTGTTGTCACCTTCGGAGTGGTCAGCCTGCTGGGCGACGTGGTCTACCAGGGCGGGCGCTCGGTCACCGGGCCGCTGCTGGCCCACCTAGGCGCCACCGCCCTGGTGGTCGGTTTGGTCACCGGTGTGGGTGAAGCGGCCGCTTTGGTCTTCCGCTTGGTCTCCGGCCCCTTAGCCGACAGGTCCAGCCACTATTGGGCCTGGGCCATGACCGGGTATCTGATCACAGCCGTGACCATCCCGCTGCTGGGCTTGGCCGGCTCTTTGACTTTGGCGGCCGCCCTAATCATGGCCGAACGCTTGGGCAAAGCCGCCCGCTCACCGGCCAAGGACGCACTGCTGGCTCACGCCACCGCCGCCACCGGCCGGGGCAAGGGTTTCGCTGTGCACAAGGTATTCGACCAGTTTGGAGCCGTGGTTGGGCCGATGGCGGTGGCGCTGGCCTTGACTTTGTCTGACGGCCAGTACGCGTCGGCCTTGCTGTGGCTGGTTGTACCCGGTGCCCTGGCCGTGGGCGGGCTGGGCCTGCTGCGCCTAAAGGCACCCAAACCTGAGCTATTTGAACTGAACGTCGAAACCAGCCACCCGCAGCCGCCTCAGCCGGCCCGCCCGGCGCCGTTAGGCGCGCCGCCGGCCGAGCGCTCGAATCCACCAAGTTCAAGCACAGGCTCGGCGCCGCCAGTCTCCCGCCAGTTCGTAGCCTTGTCCTTGTTCGCTGGCGTTTCGGTCTGCGGCTTCGCCACCTTTGGCCTGATCGCCTTCCACCTAGTTGACCGCGGTCTGCTGGCTGCCAATCTGGTGCCGGTACTCTACGCCGTGGTTATGGGCGTTGACGCCGTGGTGGCTCTTGGGGCCGGCCTGGCCTATGACCGCCTTGGCTCAAAGGTGCTGGTGGCGTTGCCACTGCTCAGCGCCATAGTGCCGTTATTGGCTTTTGGAGGCAGTTTGTGGCTAGTGGCGGTAGGGGCGGCGGCCTGGGGTGCGGCAATGGCCCTTCAAGAAGCCACCCTCAGGGCGACGGTGGCAGACCTGATCACGCAGCCCAAATCACGGGCCACCGCCTACGGTCGTTTCGCGGCCGTAATTGGTCTGGCCACCGCCATTGGTGGCACCCTGGCCGGCTGGCTCTATCAACACTCAATCCCGGCACTTATTGGGGTGACCGTGGCCCTTCAGGCCGTTGCGCTGGCCGTCCTGGTCTCAAGCCAACCGGGCCCCTGGCGCCGGCCCAAAACCGAGCACAAGCCAGCACCTTAG
- a CDS encoding carbohydrate ABC transporter permease produces MAAVSTTPQPLASTKGPRRSRRYTSVTQPGSVWLRVVGAIVVALVFLFPYVIMLLGALKTAAENNRTPPTFLPQTYVPENFVNMWSTNETPLPWNLLSTVVISVCATLLTLAVALPAAYYTAKYRFPGRLAFLFLVLLTQMLQPAVLIAGLFREFFNLGLSDTWIAMILINAAFNMSFGTWIMHSFFASIPKEVDEAAKLDGASNWTVLWRINLPLIWPGIVTAVIFTFVAAWNEFAASLVILSTDRLKPLSVALWSFVGQYQTKWEYVFAVSIVAIVPVIILFALIEKKLVSGLTAGSIK; encoded by the coding sequence ATGGCCGCCGTCAGCACAACCCCGCAGCCTTTGGCCTCAACCAAGGGCCCGCGGCGCTCGCGCCGTTACACCTCGGTGACACAACCTGGATCGGTCTGGCTGCGGGTAGTTGGCGCCATTGTGGTTGCCCTGGTTTTCCTGTTCCCCTACGTCATCATGCTGCTAGGCGCGCTGAAAACGGCGGCTGAGAACAACCGGACGCCACCGACCTTCTTGCCTCAAACCTATGTGCCGGAAAATTTCGTCAATATGTGGTCGACCAATGAGACACCGCTGCCGTGGAACTTGCTGTCCACCGTGGTGATTTCGGTCTGCGCCACGCTGCTAACGCTGGCCGTGGCCTTGCCGGCGGCCTACTACACAGCCAAATACCGTTTCCCCGGACGCCTGGCCTTCCTTTTCCTGGTTCTACTGACCCAGATGCTTCAGCCAGCGGTGCTAATTGCTGGGCTATTCCGCGAGTTTTTCAACCTAGGCCTATCCGACACCTGGATAGCCATGATCCTGATCAACGCCGCCTTCAACATGTCGTTCGGCACTTGGATCATGCACTCCTTCTTCGCCTCGATACCCAAAGAAGTCGATGAGGCCGCCAAACTGGACGGCGCCTCGAACTGGACGGTGTTGTGGCGCATCAACCTGCCTTTGATCTGGCCGGGCATCGTCACGGCCGTGATCTTCACCTTTGTGGCAGCCTGGAATGAGTTCGCCGCCTCGTTAGTGATCTTGTCGACCGACCGGCTCAAGCCGCTGTCGGTGGCCTTGTGGTCTTTCGTTGGGCAGTACCAAACCAAATGGGAGTACGTTTTCGCCGTCTCGATCGTGGCAATTGTGCCGGTTATCATCCTGTTCGCGCTGATCGAGAAGAAGCTTGTTTCCGGACTAACCGCCGGCTCAATCAAGTGA
- a CDS encoding sugar ABC transporter permease: MSAASGVDRSVNLTVSKPKTPKRKAGQKRPWVALIWLAPGIILIFGVVLFPAGYMIYNSTRKISKAGVDQGPAGFDNYALLFERTPVLQVLARTMLWVVAVVVGTILISLILANFLNKAFPGRRLLRLIVIIPWASSVLMTTMVIYFTVQPNYGLVNDWLARASKYIGFLAPFSKGDFGFTKTPGPAFTIAILIAIFVSLPFTTYTILAGTQSIGQDVLEAAKVDGAGSVRNYFMVVLPQLRPALAAATIINIINVFNSFPILKVITGSIPGYDADTTTTMMFKILQTNQRIDVASALSVLNLGIVIAIIAVYMLVVKPLRGVDE; encoded by the coding sequence ATGAGCGCGGCCAGCGGCGTCGACAGATCGGTCAATTTGACCGTGTCAAAGCCCAAGACACCGAAGCGCAAGGCCGGGCAAAAACGCCCCTGGGTGGCATTGATTTGGTTGGCGCCGGGCATCATCCTGATTTTCGGGGTGGTCTTGTTTCCGGCCGGCTACATGATCTACAACTCGACCCGCAAGATCTCCAAGGCTGGAGTTGACCAAGGGCCGGCCGGGTTCGACAATTACGCTCTGCTGTTTGAGCGCACACCGGTGCTTCAAGTGCTGGCGCGGACCATGCTGTGGGTGGTGGCCGTGGTGGTTGGGACCATTTTGATCTCGTTGATACTGGCCAACTTCTTGAACAAAGCCTTCCCCGGCCGGCGGTTGCTGCGGCTGATAGTCATCATCCCTTGGGCCAGCTCGGTTCTGATGACAACTATGGTGATCTACTTCACGGTCCAGCCGAACTACGGTTTGGTCAACGACTGGCTGGCCCGGGCCTCGAAGTACATCGGTTTCCTGGCACCGTTTTCCAAAGGCGACTTTGGTTTCACCAAAACACCGGGACCGGCCTTCACCATCGCCATCTTGATTGCGATCTTCGTTTCGCTACCCTTTACCACCTACACCATCCTGGCCGGCACCCAGTCGATAGGACAGGACGTGTTGGAGGCAGCCAAAGTCGATGGCGCCGGTTCTGTTAGGAACTATTTCATGGTGGTGTTACCGCAGCTCCGGCCGGCCCTGGCAGCGGCCACCATTATCAACATCATCAACGTTTTCAACTCTTTCCCAATCTTGAAAGTCATCACCGGATCGATCCCCGGCTACGACGCCGATACGACCACCACCATGATGTTCAAGATCCTGCAGACCAACCAGCGCATAGACGTTGCCAGTGCCCTATCGGTGCTCAACCTTGGCATTGTGATTGCCATCATCGCTGTATACATGCTGGTAGTGAAGCCGTTGAGAGGGGTTGACGAGTAA